The following DNA comes from Oharaeibacter diazotrophicus.
CTTGCCGACCGGATGGCCGGCACGGCGTTCTGGCCGAACGAGGTGCTGCCGGAGATCGCGGCGGAGAACGCCAAGGTCGACGTGCTGACCGTCGAGTTCCCGACCCTCGAGGCCGTGCTGGCCAAGCAGCCGGACTTCGTGCCGGCCATGCTGGTGACGCTGCTCGGGCCGGACAGCAAGGTCGCAAAGCGCGAGGACTTCGAGGCGCTCGGCATCCCGACCTACCTGTCGCCGAGCGCCTGCTCGACGGTGCGGACGACCAAGGACGCCTACGGCGCCCGGACGTCGCTGTGGAACATGGACCTCGTCTACCGCGAGATCGACGACCTCGCCCGCATATTCGGCGTCGCCGACCGCGGCGAGGCGCTGATCGCCCGCTTCAAGGCCCGCGAGGCGGCGCTGCGCGCGAAGTTCCCCCGCAAGGAGGGCCTCACCTTCCTGTTCTGGTTCTCGAGCCCCTCCCCCGACGGCGACGCCTATCTCGGCGGCGGCAACGGCCCGTCCGGTTACGTCGCCGACCTCCTCGGCGGCACCAACGCGATCCGCACCGAGGCCGATTGGCCGACGCTCGGCTGGGAGGGCATCATGGCCGCCGCCCCGACGGTGATCGTGGCGGCCCAGGTCGACCGCAAGCGCTGGGACCTCGACCGCGCCGACAACAAGATCGCCTTCCTGACTTCCGACCCGACCGTGAGCCAGATGGAGGCGGTGACGAAGAAGCGCATCGTGGTGATGAGCGGGGCGGCGATGAACCCGAGCATCCGCACGCTCTACGGCGCCGAGGAGATCGCCGCGCAGCTCGAAGCGCTCGACCTGCCGTGACGCGGACGATCGCCGCGGACGGCGGCGCGGGCCGGCTCGCCCTGCTCTTGGCGCTCGGCGCGGTCGCGCTCGCCTTCGCGGTCGCGGTGGCGACCGCGATCGGCGACTACGCGATCGGGCTCGGGACCGTGGCGCTCGCCGTGACCAACGGCGTCGGGCTCACCGACGCCGCGATCCCGCGCATCGAGGAGAGCGTCGTCTGGAACCTGCGCCTCAGCCGCGCCCTGGTGGCGGCGCTGGCGGGGGCGGGGCTGTCGATCTGCGGCACCATCCTGCAGGCGCTCTTGCGCAACGCGCTCGCCGAGCCCTACGTGCTCGGCGTCTCGGCCGGCGCCTCGACCGGCGCGGTCGCGGTCATCGTGCTCGGCATCGGCGCCGGCGGCCTGTCGCTGTCGGCGGGCGCCTTCGCCGGCGCCTTCGCGGCCTTCGCCCTGGTCGCGCTGCTCTCGAACGGGGCGACCAGCGGACCGAACCACACCATCCTCGCCGGCGTCGCCGCCTCGCAGCTCTTCAACGCGGCGACGTCCTACATCGTCACCACCGCCGGCAACGCCCAGCAGGCGCGCGACGTGATGTTCTGGCTGCTCGGCAGCTTCGGCGGCGTGCGCTGGCCCGACGTCCAGCTGCTGCTCGTCGTCGTGGTCGCCGGCCTCGCGGCCTGCCTGTGGATGGCACGCGCGCTCGACGCCTTCACCTTCGGCGACGAGGACGCCGCCGCGCTCGGCGTGCCGGTGGGGCGGATCCGCCTCGCGCTGTTCGTCGTCACCGCCATGGTCACCGCCACCATCGTCGGCATGGTCGGCACGATCGGCTTCGTCGGCCTCGTGGTTCCGCACGCCGCCCGCTTCCTGGTCGGCCCGATGCACCTCAGGCTGCTGCCGACCGCGGCGGTCCTCGGCGCCCTGTTCATGACGACCGCCGACATCGCCTCGCGGGTGATCGTCGCCCAGCAGACCGTGCCGATCGGGGTAGTGACCGCGCTGGTCGGCGTGCCCTTCTTCGCGCTGATCCTCCATCGTTCGAGGCCGCGGCCGTGACCGTCGTCGCCCACGACCTCACCTGGGGCGCCGGCCGGCGCGCCATCGTCGCCGGGGTCTCGCTGGCGGTCGCCCGGGGCGAGACGCTCGGGCTGATCGGGCCGAACGGCTCCGGCAAGTCGTCGCTGCTGCGCCTGCTCGCCGGGCTGCGGAAGCCATGGTCCGGGCGCGTCGAGATCGAGGGGCGCGACGTCGCCGCCGTGGCGCGCCGGGCATTGGCGCGGCAGGTAGCCTTCGTGCAGCAGCACGCCGCCACCGAGACCAGCGTCACCGTCCGCGACGTCGTCCGGCTCGGCCGGACACCGCACCGCTCCGCCCTCTCAGGCTGGTCGGCGGCGGACGAGGCGGCCGTCGCGGCGGCCCTGGCGCGGGTCGACATGACCGAGCGCGCGGCGCAAGTCTGGCAGACGCTGTCGGGCGGCGAGCGCCAGCGCGTCCACGTCGCCCGCGCCCTGGCGCAGGCGCCGCGGATCCTGTTCCTCGACGAGCCGACCAACCACCTCGACATCCATCACCAGATCGAGATCCTGCGAATGGTCCGCGAGCTCGCGCTGACCAGCGTGGTGGCGCTGCACGACCTCAACCTCGCGGCGATGTTCTGCGACCGCATCGTGGTGCTGCAGGCCGGATCCGTGATCGCGGCAGGCCCGCCGGAGGCGGTGCTGACGACCGATCTCCTGCGCGCGGTGTTCCGCGTCGAGGCCGAGGTCGTCCCCTCCCCCCGCCACGGCCGGCCGCGCATCCTGTTCGAGCCGGGCTGAGGGAAGGCTCGGTCAGCCGGGCGCGGCCTTCCCCCTCGCCGCCGACCGTCGCCGGCCGCCGCGGCTGCCGGCGACGTCGACGAGGCGGCGGAAGGTCGGGCACTCCATGTGCGAGGGCGCCGAGCAATCGGCGACGTGGCGGAGCGTGTCGGCGAGCGCGGCGAGCTCGCGGATCTTGCGGTCGATCTCGTCGGCCTTCCGGCGGAGGGCGTCGCGCGGCAGGTCGGGCCGGCCGTCGCGGCCGAACATGCCGGCGATCTCGTCGAGCGAGAAGCCGGCCGACTTGCCCATCGCGATCAGCTTCAGCTGCAGCAGCACCTCCGGCGGGAACTGCCGGCGCAGCCCGTGCCGGGAGACGGACGAAATCAGCCCGGCCTCCTCGTAGTAGCGCAGCGCCGAGGGCTTGACGCCGCTCGCCGCGGCGACCTCCCCGATGTCGAGGAATTTCATGCTTGACCTCAAGTCGGCTTGAAGTGGCAGCCTGCTCCCGACCTGAAATTTCCGCAAGGGGAGACAAGAATGACGACGACCGAAACGCGCGCACCGACGGCGGCGCGGACCATGATCGCGGCGACGCTCGCCCTATCGATGCTGCTCGCCTCGCTCGGCACCAGCATCGCCAACATCGCCCTGCCGACGCTGGCCGCGGCCTTCGACGCACCCTTCGCCGCGGTGCAGGCGGTGGTGGTCGCCTATCTCGCGGCGCTGACGGTGGCGGTACTCGTCGCGGGACGACTCGGCGACCGCCACGGCCTCAAACCCGCGCTGGTGGCGGGGCTCGCGCTGTTCGCCGTCGCCTCGCTGCTGTGCGCAGTTGCGCCGACCCTGTGGGCGCTGATCGGCGCCCGCGCGCTCCAGGGCATCGGCGCCGCCTTCCTGACGACGCTCGCCATGGCGCTGATGCGGCAGACCGCGGACGAGGCGCGGGTCGGGCGGGCGATGGGCCTGCTCGGCACCGTCTCGGCACTCGGGACGGCGCTCGGCCCCTCGCTCGGCGGCCTGCTGATCCCGGTCGCGGGCTGGCGCGGCATCTTCTGGGTGCAGGTCCCGCTGGCCGTGCTGGCGTTCGCGCTCGCCGTCGCGACCTTGCCGGACGAGCGGGTGAAGGCGTCGCGGGCGTCAACCGTGCCGGCGCCGGGGATCTACCGCGCCCTCGTGCCGAACCTCGTCGTCAACCTGCTGGTCGCCGCGGTGATGATGACGACGCTGGTGGTCGGCCCGTTCCATCTCGGCCTCGGTCTCGGCCTCGACGCCGGCCGCGTCGGCTTCGTCATGGCGGTCGGGCCCGTGATCTCGATCCTCGCCGGAGTGCCCTCGGGCCGGCTCGTCGACGCGCTCGGCAGCGCGCGGGTGACCGCCGTCGGCCTCGCCCTGCTCACCGCCGGCGCGTTCCTGCTCGCGGCGCTGCCGCAGGGGGCGGGCGTCGCCGGCTATCTCGCGGCGATCGCCGTGCTGACGCCGGGCTACCAGCTGTTCCAGGCCGCCAACAACACGGCGGCGCTGGCGGCCGTGCCGAAGGACCGGCGCGGCACCGTCTCGGGGGCGCTCGGCCTGTCGCGCAACGTCGGGCTGATCGCGGGTGCCTCGGTGATGGGCGCCGTGTTCGCCGCCTTCGTCGGCACCGACGTCGGTTCTCGGGCCTTCGCCGCGGCGGCGCCCGCGGACATTGCCGCGGGGATGCGCGCGACCTTCCTGCTGGCGGGCGCGGCGATGCTCGTCGCCGCCGCGGTCGCCTTCGGGCCGGGCGGACCGGCCCGGCGCGCGCGCTGACGGTTCCCCGCCTTCGTGCGCCGGGCCGTCGCCCGGCGCCGCCGCTCGTCAGGCCGGCAGGACGATCACCTTGGTGTCGACCGGGGTGCGGTCGTAGAGGTGGATCATGTCCTGGGTCAGCAGGCCTGTGCAGCCGCTGGTCAGGTTGGTGCCGATGGTGGCGGGATAGCGCGAGGCGTAGATGGTGTAGAGCGTGTAGACGCCGTTCTGGTAGAGGTGCAGCGCGCGGGCGCCGAGCGGGTTGTCGGGACCGCCCGGCATGCCGCCGGCGTATTTCGCCGCGCGCGGATCGCGCTGGATCATCTCCTTCGGCGGGGTCCAAGTCGGCCACTCGGACTTGCGCCCGACATAGGCCTCGCCGCTCCACAGGAAGCCCTGGCGCCCGACGTTGGCGCCGTAGCGGGTCGCCTTGCCCTCGCCTTCGATGCGGTAGACGTAGTAGTTGGCGGGGTCGACGACGATGGTGCCCGGCGCCTCGGTGGAGGCGTATTTCACCGTCTGGCGCAGATACTGCGTCTTGACCTTGCGGATGTCGGTGGCGGGGACCGGGAACTTCTCTTCCGGGATCGGGCCGTAGAAGGCGGCCGCCTCGCGGCGGAGCCGCGCGTCGCTCGACATGCAGCCGGAGAGGCCGAGCGCGCCGACGCCGGCGGCGGCCCCGATCAGGAAGGCCCGGCGGTGGAGATGCCCGGGGCGACCCGCGTCGCCCGTTTCCCCGAGGTCGGCAAACGCACCGTCGATGACCATGATCCAGAGGCTTCCCGTCGCTCGTTGTCGCTGTGGATCGCCGCAGCGCCGAGCGCCGGGCGATCCGATCGCGGCGAGCTTGCCGTCCCGGCGGGCGAATCGCAAGCAGGAGACGCCCCGCTCAGCCCGCATCCGTGGCGATGCGGTAGCCGATGCCGGGCTCGGTGAGGATCACCAGGTCGCTCTCGCTCGCGCCGAGCTTCTGGCGGATCTGGCCGACGTAGACGCGCAGATACTGGGTGTCGCCGGCGTGGGAGGGGCCCCAGACGGCGGTGAGGAGCTGGCGGTGGGTCAGCACCGTGCCGGCGTTGCGGGCGAGCAGGGCGAGGAGGTCGAACTCCCGGCGGGTCAGGCGGACCTCCTCGCCGGCGAGCGTCACCCGGTGGGCGGCGAGGTCGATCTCGCAGCGGCCGGCACGGAGGACCGTCGGCGCGGCCTTGCCCGGGCGGTGCTTGCGCAGGGCGGCGCGCAGCCGCGCCAGCAATTCGCCGACACCGAAGGGCTTGTTGACGAAGTCGTCGGCGCCGAGGTCGAGCGCCTCGACCTTCTCGGCCTCGCGGTCGCGCGCGGAGAGGATCACCACCGGCACGTCGCTCCAGGCGCGCAGGCGCCGCAGCACGACCTTGCCGTCGATGTCGGGCAGGCCGAGGTCGAGGATCACCACGTCCGGTGCGCGCTCCGAGGCGAGCGCCAGTGCCTCGCGGCCGTCCTTAGCCGGCAGCACCTCGTAGCCCTCGGCCGCGAGCGCCGGCCGCAGGAAGCGGTGGATCGCCTGTTCGTCGTCGACGAGGAGGACGGTGGTCATGGTTCTGGGCGCCGCCGGGGCAGGAGGAGCGTGAAGCGGGCGCCGCGGCCGCCATCGACGGGGCTCTCGGCGCGGATCGTGCCGCCGTGGGCCTCGGCGATGCCCTTGGCGATCGCGAGGCCGAGGCCGGAGCCCTCGCCGCCGTCGCCGCGCTCGGCGGAGGCGCGGACGAATTTCTCGAAGACGTGCGGCAGCACCGTGGCCGGCACGCCGGGGCCGTCGTCCTCGACGGCGACGGTCAGGTCGCGTTCGTCCGCCGCCGCCGAGAGCGCGATCCGTGCCGACGGGCCGGCGTAGCGCACGGCGTTGCCGACCACGTTGCCGAGCGCCTGTTCGAGCAGGATCGGATCGGCGAGCGCGAGCGGCAGGTCGGGTGGAGTGGCGACCGTGATCGCCTGCGTCGCCCCGCGCCGGCGCGCGGCGGCGGCGACGCGTTCCAGCACCTCGGCGACGTCGGTCCAGTCCATCCGGATCTCGAGCGCGCCGGCCTCGAGCCGGGTCATGGCGAGGAGATTGCGCACCATGCCGTCGAGATGCTCGGCCTCCTCGCGGATCGCGGCGAGGAGATCGGCGCGTTCGGCCGCGCCGAGGCGGTCGCCGAGCTCGGTCAGGCTGGTCGCCGCGCCGAGGACGGTGGCGAGCGGGGTGCGGAAGTCGTGGCTGATCGAGGCGAGCAGGATGTTGCGGACGCGCTCGGTCTCGGCCGCCATCCGCGTCGCCTCGATCTCGCCGGCGAGCGTGGCGCGGTCGAGGGCGACGGCGGTCTGCTCGACGAGGCTGTCGAGCAGGGTGCGGCTCTCGGCGTCGAGCGGCACGCCGTCGGGCGCGTCCTCGACGCCGACCACGCCGATCGGGCCGCGGCCGGCGACCAGCGGCAGGAACAGCCAGGGCACGTTCGGCAGCGTGGCGGTGTCGGCGCCGGCGGCCTCGCGGCGCTCGAAGGCCCAGCGCGCGGCCATGGTCGAGGCGGTGTCGAGCCGGTCCTCGGGCGGCCAGGCCGCGGCGATCGCGAGTTCGCCGGCGCGGTCGAGCAGCAGCACGGCGCTGCGGCCGACGATGGCGTGGATCTCCGACGCCGCGGCCTCGGCCACCGCGTCGGCGCCCGGGAGGGCGGAGAGCTTGCGGGTGAACTCGTAGAGCCGCCGCGTCGCCCGGACGCGCTGGATCGCGGCGCGCGCCTGATCGCGGGCCCGGCCGGCGACCGTGGAGGTGACGACGGCGATCAGGAGGAAGATCGCGAGCGCCAGGAGTTCGTGCGGACGGGCGATGGTGAAGGTGTAGCGGGGGTCGATGAAGAAGAAATTGTAAGTGAGGAAGGACAGCACCGACGCATAGATGGCCGGCCAGATGCCGGAGCGGATCGCCGGGACGAGGACGGCCATCAGGAACAGCATCGAGATGTTGGGCAGCGCCACCACGCGCGTGATGCCGTGGCCGAGCGCGACCGCCGCGGCGACGCAGGCCGTCGCCTCGAGATATCCGCCGAGCGGCCCCGGATCCGGCAGCCGCTCGCGCCAGCCCGTGCGCCGGGCGTCGACGCCGCGGTCCGAGGTCACCACGTGGACGGCGATGCCGTCGGCGCCGCGCACCAGCGCCTCGGGCAGCGACGGCCGGACCAGCCGGGCGAAGGGTTTGCGGCGCGCCCGGCCGATCACGATCTGCGTCACGTTCTCGAAGCGGGCAACGCGCAGGATCTCGTCGGCGAGATCGGTCGCGACCAGCGTCCGGGTCTCGGCCCCGAGGCTCTCGGCAAGGCGGAGCGCGGCGTCGCGGCGGCCGCGCGCCTCGCGGTCGAGGTCGGCGCCCGGCCGCTCCAGCGAGACGGCGAACCAGGAGGCGTCCATCAGGTCGGCGAGCCGCTTGGCGTGGCGGACGACCCGGGCGGCGGCGGCGTCGGAGCCGACGCAGACCAGGATGCGCTCGCCCGCCGCCCACGGCCCCTCGATGGCGCCGCCCTGCATCCGCTCGACGAGGTCGCTGTCGACCCGGGCGGCGACGCGGCGGAGCGCGAGCTCGCGCAATGCCGTCAGGTTCGACGGCTTGAAGAAGTTCTGCACCGCGCGCGCGGCGGTGTCCTCGACGTAGACCTTGCCGTCGGCGAGCCGCTTCAGGAGTTCGTCCGGCGGCAGGTCGACGAGCACGATGTCGTCGGCCGCCTCGAGTGCGCCGTCGGGCACGGTCTCGCGGACTCGGACGCCGGAGATCTTCTGGACGACGTCGTTGAGGCTCTCGAGATGCTGGACATTCAGCGTCGTCCAGACGTCGATGCCCGCGTCGAGCAGTTCCTCGACGTCCTGCCAGCGCTTCGGGTGGCGCGATCCCGGCACGTTGGAATGGGCGTATTCGTCGACGAGCAGGAGGCGCGGTTTGCGGGCGAGCGCGGCGTCGACGTCGAATTCGGAAACGAGCCGGCCGCGGTAGGGCACCTGAGCCCGCGGCAGCAGTTCGAGGCCGTGCACCAGGGCCTCGGTCTCGCGGCGGCCGTGGGTCTCGACGATGCCGATCACGACCTCCTGCCCGCCCTCGGCGGCGGCGCGCGCCGCCTGCAGCATGGCGAAGGTCTTGCCGACGCCGGGCGCGGCCCCGAGGAACACCCTGAGCTTGCCGCGACCCTCGCGCCCGGCGAGGGCGACGAGGGCATCGGGCGAGGCGCGGGGCGGCGTCCGGGCGGTCATGGTCCAGCGGCTTCGGGCTTGGCGGCTTCGGGCTTGGCGGCGTCGAGGGCGAGGTTCAGGGCGAGCACGTTCACCCGCGGCTCGCCGATCAGGCCGAGGACCGGCTTCTCGACGGCACGGAGCACCAGCGCCCGCACGTCCGCCTCGGGCAGCCCGCGGGCCGCGGCGACGCGGGCGACCTGAACGAGGGCATAGCCCGGCGAGACGTCCGGGTCGAGGCCGCTGCCGGAGGCGGTGACGGCGTCCGCCGGGATCGGGCCGGCGACGCCCTCGGCGCGGAGCGCCGCGACGTCGGCGGCGAGGCGGTCGGCGAGTTTCCGCGCCGTCGGCGCGAGGTTGGAGCCGCCGGACGCCAGGCCGTCGTAGCCGGCGCCGGCGGCCGAGGGGCGGCCGTGGAAGTAGCCGGGGCCGGCGAAGCCCTGGCCGATCAGGCGGGAGCCGACCACCACGCCGTCGTGCGTCACGAGGCTGCCGTTCGCCTCGGCCGGGAACACCGCCTGGGCGATACCGGTCACGGCGAGGGGATAGGCGAGGCCGAGGAGGAGCGTGAAGGCGAGAAGCAGGACGACGGCGGGCCGGGCCTGGGCGGCGAGGTCGGACGGAGCCTCGGCCGCGGTTCCCGCGGGCAGGCGCTGTGCGAGGGTCATGGGTCGATCCTTCAGGCGAGGCCGAGCGCGGCGACGAGCATATCGACGATCTTGATGCCGACGAAGGGCACGATCAGGCCGCCGACGCCGTAGATGGCGAGGTTGCGGGAGAGGATGGCGCCGGCATCGGCGGGCGTGTAGGCGACGCCGCGCAGCGCCAGCGGGATCAGGGCGACGATGATCAGGGCGTTGAAGATCACCGCGGAGAGGATGGCGCTCTCCGGGGTCGACAAGCCCATGACGTTGAGGACGCCGAGTTCGGGGATCGCGGCGACGAACAGCGCCGGGATGATCGCGAAATACTTGGCGACGTCGTTGGCGATCGAGAAGGTCGTCAGCGACCCGCGCGTCATCAGGAGCTGCTTGCCGATGCCGACGATCTCGATGAGCTTGGTGGGATCCGAGTCGAGGTCGACCATGTTGCCGGCCTCGCGGGCGGCCTGGGTGCCCGACTGCATGGCGACGCCGACGTCGGCCTGGGCGAGCGCCGGGGCGTCGTTGGTGCCGTCGCCGCACATGGCGACGAGGCGGCCCTTGGCCTGTTCGGCGCGGATGTAGTTCAGCTTGTCCTGCGGCGTCGCCTCGGCGATGAAGTCGTCGACGCCGGCCTCGGAGGCGATCGCCGCGGCGGTGACCGGATTGTCGCCGGTGACCATGACGGTGCGGATGCCCATGCGCCGGAGTTCGGCGAAGCGGGCCTTGATGTCGGGCTTGACCACGTCCTTGAGGTGGATGACGCCGAGGATGCGGCCGTTCTCGACGAGGCCGAGCGGCGTGCCGCCGGAGCGGGCGATCCGCTCGACCGCCTGGGCGTAGGCCGGCGGCTCGGCGACCGCCGACCGGGCCTCGCGGACGAGGCGGCGGACGGCGTCGACGGCGCCCTTGCGGATGCTGCGCACGCCGATGTCGACGCCGGAGAGCCGCGTCGCCGCCGAGAATTCCACGAAGGTCGCGCCCTCCGGGCGGCTCGCGGGGATGGCGATGCCGTGGCGCTCGGCGACGAGCCGGACGATCGACTTGCCCTCGGCGGTGTCGTCGGCGAGGCTCGCCAGCAGTGCCGCCTCGGCCGCCGCGGCCTCGGTCACGCCCGGCATGGCGACGATCTCGGAAGCCATCCGGTTGCCGAAGGTGATGGTGCCGGTCTTGTCGAGCAGCAGGGTGTCGACGTCGCCCGCCGCCTCGACCGCGCGGCCGGACATCGCCATCACGTTGAAGCGGATCAGCCGGTCCATGCCGGCGATGCCGATCGCCGACAACAGGCCGCCGATGGTGGTGGGGATGAGCGTGACCAGCAGCGCGACCAGGATCGGCACCGACACCGACGTGCCCGAGTAGGCGCCGAGGCCGGACAGGCTGACCACGGCGATCATGAAGATCAACGTCATGCCGACGAGCAGGATGGTCAGCGCCACCTCGTTCGGCGTCTTCTGGCGCTCGGCGCCCTCGACGAGCGCGATCATCCGGTCGAGGAAGGACGAGCCCGGCGCCGCGGTGATCCGGACCACGACCCAGTCGGACAGCACGGTGGTGCCGCCGGTGACGCCGGAGCGGTCGCCGCCGGCCTCGCGGATGACGGGGGCGGATTCGCCGGTCACCGCCGCCTCGTTGACCGAGGCGATGCCCTCGACGATCTCGCCGTCGCCGGGCACGAGGTCGCCGGCCTCGACGAGCACGTGGTCGCCGACCTCGAGGTCGAGCGCCGAGACCTTGTTCCAGAGGTTGCGGTCGTCGGCGCGCAGGAGGCGCTTGGCGAGGGTGTCGGTGCGAGCCTTGCGCAGGCTGTCGGCCTGGGCGCGGCCGCGGCCCTCGGCGAGCGCCTCGGCGAAGTTGGCGAACAGCACCGTGAACCACAGCCAGGCGGTGATCTGGCCGGTGAACAGCACCGGCCCGCCCGCGACGAGATCGCGGACGAACAGCACCGTGACGAGGGCGGCGACCACCTCGGTGACGAAGATCACCGGGTTCTTCGCCAACGAGCGCGGGTCGAGTTTCTTCAGGGCGTCGAGGGCGGCCCGGCCGATCAGGTCGGGCGCGACGACGGTGGATGCGGTCTTGGAGGACATGGGCGGATACTCCGGGCGCCGGGTCAGAACAGCCTGCCCGCCTGCATCTGCACCTGCTCGGCGATCGGGCCGAGGGCGAGCGCGGGGAAGAACTGCAGACCGCCGAGGATCAGGACGATGCCGACGATGAGGCCGACGAAGAGCGGCCCGTGGGTCGGGAAGGTGCCCGCGGAGGCCGCGAGCCTGGGCTTGGCGACCAGCGAACCGGCGATCGCCATCACCGGCACCACGTAGGCGAAGCGGCCGAGCAGCATCGCGACGGCGAGGGTGACGTTGTACCAGGGCGTGTTGCCCGAGAGCGATCCGAAGGCCGAGCCGTTGTTGCCGGCCGCCGAGGTGTAGGCGTAGAGGATCTCCGACAGGCCGTGCGGCCCGGCGGTGGCGGGACCGGCGAGCCCGGCGGGGATCACCGCGGACACCGCGGAGAAGCCGAGGATCGCGGTCGGCAATACCAGGATGGCGAGGATCGCCATCTTGACCTCCTTCGCCTCGATCTTCTTGCCGAGATACTCGGGCGTGCGCCCCACCATCAGGCCGGCGACGAAGACGGCGAGAATCGCGATCACCAGCATGCCGTAGAGGCCGGAGCCGACGCCGCCGGGCAGGATCTCGCCGAGTTGGATCATCACCATCGGCACCATGCCGCCGAGCGGGGTGAAGGAGGCGTGCATGGCGTTGACGGCGCCGTCGGAGAGGCCGGTCGTCACCGCCGCGAACAGGGCCGACATGGCGATGCCGAATCGGACCTCCTTGCCCTCCATGTTGCCGCCGGCGGGATCGAGCCCGGCCGCGGCGAGCACCGGCGTGCCGCTCGCTTCGGCCCAGTAGCAGAGCCCGACCGCGGTCACGAGCAGGATGCCCATGGCGGTAAGGATCGCCCTGCCCTGCCGCTTGTCGCCGACCATCCGGCCGAAGGCGAACACCAGCGCGGTCGACACCACCAGCATCTGCCAGATCGTCAGCATGTTCGCGAAGGCGTTCGGGTTCTCGAACGGGTGGGCGGCGTTGGCGTTGAAGAAGCCGCCGCCGTTGGTGCCGATCTGCTTGATGGCGATCTGGCTCGCGACCGGCCCGAGCGCCAGCGTCTGCCGGCCGCCCTCGAGCGTGGTCGCGACCGCCGAGGCTTCGAGCGTCTGCGGCGTGCCGAGCGCGACCTGCACGAGCGCCGTGACGAGCGCGAGCGGCAACAGCACGTAGAGGGTGGCCCGGGTGACGTCGACGAAGAAGTTGCCGACCGTCGCCGCACCGGAGCGCGCGAAGGCGCGGACCAGCGCCACGGCGAGCGCGAGGCCCGTCGCAGCCGACAGGAAGTTCTGCACCGTGAGCCCGGCCATCTGGCTGAAGTGGCTCATGGTGCTCTCGCCGGCGTAGTTCTGCCAATTGGTGTTGGTGACGAAGCTGACGGCGGTGTTGAACGCGAGGTCCGGCGAGAGGCCGGAAAAGCCCTGCGGATCGAGCGGCAGCCCGCCCTGGAGCCTGAGGATCGCGTAGAGCAGCACGAAGCCGGCGGCGTTGAAGGCGAGCATGGCGAGCGTGTA
Coding sequences within:
- a CDS encoding L,D-transpeptidase; amino-acid sequence: MVIDGAFADLGETGDAGRPGHLHRRAFLIGAAAGVGALGLSGCMSSDARLRREAAAFYGPIPEEKFPVPATDIRKVKTQYLRQTVKYASTEAPGTIVVDPANYYVYRIEGEGKATRYGANVGRQGFLWSGEAYVGRKSEWPTWTPPKEMIQRDPRAAKYAGGMPGGPDNPLGARALHLYQNGVYTLYTIYASRYPATIGTNLTSGCTGLLTQDMIHLYDRTPVDTKVIVLPA
- a CDS encoding FecCD family ABC transporter permease, whose translation is MTRTIAADGGAGRLALLLALGAVALAFAVAVATAIGDYAIGLGTVALAVTNGVGLTDAAIPRIEESVVWNLRLSRALVAALAGAGLSICGTILQALLRNALAEPYVLGVSAGASTGAVAVIVLGIGAGGLSLSAGAFAGAFAAFALVALLSNGATSGPNHTILAGVAASQLFNAATSYIVTTAGNAQQARDVMFWLLGSFGGVRWPDVQLLLVVVVAGLAACLWMARALDAFTFGDEDAAALGVPVGRIRLALFVVTAMVTATIVGMVGTIGFVGLVVPHAARFLVGPMHLRLLPTAAVLGALFMTTADIASRVIVAQQTVPIGVVTALVGVPFFALILHRSRPRP
- a CDS encoding helix-turn-helix domain-containing protein — its product is MKFLDIGEVAAASGVKPSALRYYEEAGLISSVSRHGLRRQFPPEVLLQLKLIAMGKSAGFSLDEIAGMFGRDGRPDLPRDALRRKADEIDRKIRELAALADTLRHVADCSAPSHMECPTFRRLVDVAGSRGGRRRSAARGKAAPG
- a CDS encoding response regulator, which codes for MTTVLLVDDEQAIHRFLRPALAAEGYEVLPAKDGREALALASERAPDVVILDLGLPDIDGKVVLRRLRAWSDVPVVILSARDREAEKVEALDLGADDFVNKPFGVGELLARLRAALRKHRPGKAAPTVLRAGRCEIDLAAHRVTLAGEEVRLTRREFDLLALLARNAGTVLTHRQLLTAVWGPSHAGDTQYLRVYVGQIRQKLGASESDLVILTEPGIGYRIATDAG
- a CDS encoding ABC transporter substrate-binding protein is translated as MRTLLPSLPVAFAAAFVSTAALAGPTTYPLTIENCGRSVTFAKAPERAVALGQNSAEILLLLGLADRMAGTAFWPNEVLPEIAAENAKVDVLTVEFPTLEAVLAKQPDFVPAMLVTLLGPDSKVAKREDFEALGIPTYLSPSACSTVRTTKDAYGARTSLWNMDLVYREIDDLARIFGVADRGEALIARFKAREAALRAKFPRKEGLTFLFWFSSPSPDGDAYLGGGNGPSGYVADLLGGTNAIRTEADWPTLGWEGIMAAAPTVIVAAQVDRKRWDLDRADNKIAFLTSDPTVSQMEAVTKKRIVVMSGAAMNPSIRTLYGAEEIAAQLEALDLP
- a CDS encoding MFS transporter, translating into MTTTETRAPTAARTMIAATLALSMLLASLGTSIANIALPTLAAAFDAPFAAVQAVVVAYLAALTVAVLVAGRLGDRHGLKPALVAGLALFAVASLLCAVAPTLWALIGARALQGIGAAFLTTLAMALMRQTADEARVGRAMGLLGTVSALGTALGPSLGGLLIPVAGWRGIFWVQVPLAVLAFALAVATLPDERVKASRASTVPAPGIYRALVPNLVVNLLVAAVMMTTLVVGPFHLGLGLGLDAGRVGFVMAVGPVISILAGVPSGRLVDALGSARVTAVGLALLTAGAFLLAALPQGAGVAGYLAAIAVLTPGYQLFQAANNTAALAAVPKDRRGTVSGALGLSRNVGLIAGASVMGAVFAAFVGTDVGSRAFAAAAPADIAAGMRATFLLAGAAMLVAAAVAFGPGGPARRAR
- a CDS encoding ABC transporter ATP-binding protein → MTVVAHDLTWGAGRRAIVAGVSLAVARGETLGLIGPNGSGKSSLLRLLAGLRKPWSGRVEIEGRDVAAVARRALARQVAFVQQHAATETSVTVRDVVRLGRTPHRSALSGWSAADEAAVAAALARVDMTERAAQVWQTLSGGERQRVHVARALAQAPRILFLDEPTNHLDIHHQIEILRMVRELALTSVVALHDLNLAAMFCDRIVVLQAGSVIAAGPPEAVLTTDLLRAVFRVEAEVVPSPRHGRPRILFEPG